The genomic window TCGCCAACACGATGGCAGCGATATCCGCCACCGGACGGAATGCGGTGGCAGTGGCAATGGACGTGTCGGACGCTCACCAGTGCCGAGCTGGCACGGAATCCGCCGCAACCGCGCTCGGCGGTCTCGACATCCTCGTGAACAATGCCGGTATCGAGGAGGTCCGCCCCTCGCTCGAGGTCGACGAGGCATTGTGGGACCGCATCCTCGACACCAATCTGAAGGGCGCCTTCTTCTGCGCACAGGCCGCCGCGGCGCGCATGAAGCAGCAGGGCCATGGCGGCGCGATCCTCAACCTCTGCTCGCTGACCTCGGAGGTGGGAGTCCCGACTGCGGTACCCTATGGTTCCTCCAAGAGCGGCCTGCTCGGCATGACGCGGGCGCTCTCGGCGGAATGGGCGCCGCTGGGCATCCGGGTCAATGCCATCGCGCCCGGCTATTTCCACACCGCGATGACCGACGTGTTCTACCGCAACGAGGGCTGGCGTGAAGCGATGCTCGGCAAGATCCCGCTCGCCCGCTTCGGCCGTCTCGACGACCTGGCTGGTGCGTCGGTGTTCCTCGTCTCCGACGCTGCGGCCTATATCACCGGACAATGCCTCGCCATCGACGGCGGCTACCTGGCATCGATCTGAAGAGGGTCCGTGCGGTCAGACGCCGGGGCCCTCGGATGCTGGCACGATACGGACGCTGGGTTGTATATACGTCTCCTTGACTCGTTCCCCGAGGTTCGGTGAACTCACCGCAACAGCGGGGTCCAGCATCCGACCATGACGACGCCAGCGACAGGCATCCCGGTCCGTCCCGGCCGAGACCGCGACGCTGCGGCCGTCGCCGTTTCGGTGAAGGACGTCAGCATGGTGTTCTCCGGCACGATTGCCGTGGAGAACGCGTCGTTCGACCTCGCGAAGGGCTCCTTCCTCACGATCCTCGGGCCGTCGGGATCGGGAAAGACCACGCTGCTGCGGATGATTGCCGGCTTCCTCAGCCCCACCAGCGGCGAGATCTTCATTGGCGGCACGCCGGTCTCGGCAATGCCGCCGCACCGGCGCGCGATCGGCATGGTCTTTCAGCGGCTGGCGCTGTTCCCGCACATGACGGCGGCGGAGAACGTCGCCTTTCCGCTCAAGATGCGCCGCTTCGATGCGCGCACGATTCCCGAGAGAGTCGAGCGATATCTGGAGCTCGTGCGGCTCGGCGGACTCGGCAGGCGGCGCGTGCACGAACTCTCCGGCGGCCAGCAGCAGCGCGTGGCGATCGCCCGCGCGCTGGTCTTCGAGCCCGATTTGCTGCTGCTCGACGAGCCGCTCGCCGCGCTCGACCGCAAGCTGCGCGAGGAGATGCAGCTGGAGTTCCGCCGCATCCAGCGCGAACTCGGCGTCACCACGATCAACGTCACCCACGATCAGCGCGAGGCGCTGGTAATGTCCGACGAGATCATCGTGATGGACAAGGGCCGCATTCAGCAGAAGGCGCAGCCCGCCGCGACCTATCGGCAGCCCGCCAATCCCTTCGTCGCCGGCTTCATCGGGGTGACCAACTTCCTGCCCGGAACCTTCGTTGGCTACGGATCTGGTCGCGCGACGATCGCGCTCGGCGACGTCGAGCTTCCGGGCCGTCCGGCCGGCGACGTTGTCCCCGCCGCGGGTGGGCCGGCCCAGGCGGCGCTGCGCGCCGAGCAGGTGCGCATGGCCGCGCGTGCCGACGATCTGGCGAACCTCGACACGGTGCTGCCGGGCGTGGTCGAGGATGTCATCTTCGAGGGCGAGCGCGTTGTCTACGAGGTGCGGCTCGCTAAGCCCGACGATCTGCTGCTGCGCGCCTTCGACCACGATCCTGCCGAGCACGCGCAGCATGATGCCGGGTCGGCGATCTTCGTTGGCTGGAATGCCCGCGATCTGCTCGTCTTCCCCGGATAGCCTGAACAAGACCGCCAACAGAGGAGTTGACAGCATGTCGAACCGGAAATTGCCCCTGACCACGCCGCTGTCGCGGCGCAGGTTCCTCGCCGGAACCGCCGCCGCCGGCTCGCTCGCCGGCCTCTCGTCGCTCGGGCTGGCCGG from Tepidamorphus gemmatus includes these protein-coding regions:
- a CDS encoding SDR family NAD(P)-dependent oxidoreductase; protein product: MSVLSLFDLSGRRALVTGASRGIGSTIAVALAEAGADVAVAARTEAALANTMAAISATGRNAVAVAMDVSDAHQCRAGTESAATALGGLDILVNNAGIEEVRPSLEVDEALWDRILDTNLKGAFFCAQAAAARMKQQGHGGAILNLCSLTSEVGVPTAVPYGSSKSGLLGMTRALSAEWAPLGIRVNAIAPGYFHTAMTDVFYRNEGWREAMLGKIPLARFGRLDDLAGASVFLVSDAAAYITGQCLAIDGGYLASI
- a CDS encoding ABC transporter ATP-binding protein, which gives rise to MTTPATGIPVRPGRDRDAAAVAVSVKDVSMVFSGTIAVENASFDLAKGSFLTILGPSGSGKTTLLRMIAGFLSPTSGEIFIGGTPVSAMPPHRRAIGMVFQRLALFPHMTAAENVAFPLKMRRFDARTIPERVERYLELVRLGGLGRRRVHELSGGQQQRVAIARALVFEPDLLLLDEPLAALDRKLREEMQLEFRRIQRELGVTTINVTHDQREALVMSDEIIVMDKGRIQQKAQPAATYRQPANPFVAGFIGVTNFLPGTFVGYGSGRATIALGDVELPGRPAGDVVPAAGGPAQAALRAEQVRMAARADDLANLDTVLPGVVEDVIFEGERVVYEVRLAKPDDLLLRAFDHDPAEHAQHDAGSAIFVGWNARDLLVFPG